The following coding sequences are from one Humulus lupulus chromosome X, drHumLupu1.1, whole genome shotgun sequence window:
- the LOC133804235 gene encoding uncharacterized protein LOC133804235: MGDLAVNLSAPPPETLESAAIAATADVPTALNGLTHSGTGSGNGTDWDYSVCGGEEEEESRIVLGNSNSDQDAEEEEINRFCLISEDVVEQILLRLDAECLRVCKCVCKHWFHLINDPSFVNKHLLRNCNAKGFTYLKWFRPEMPLPVEFYNCWRGPVEYNSSEPILSLVTIYEGNGNNNNEDFHCVIEPMNILPKLEDLTSGTVATGTCPPFRKYHLVATHCNGIIHMFGQFENLSSVLFNPALREYKLLRGPALPFSSNLESCVGCGFGYDPKSNTYKYVKIFVYKDYRDPVAMVHTLGTNSSSWRKIEFDVEKNSCSITNEIPGIYCKGAYYWHCFTKNGLGILSFDMSNESFRTIPIPHDVQRNSEKEKYITRLGVWNESFALFCSTGPKRNSTCYQLWVMVDSVGGVDEDSATRWIKRLKFGPLPRSLQPINFWKDDELLLDNFQVREGELLSYNIYNKQLRRVPFPGKVAYYCYVTPCFKSIVSV; the protein is encoded by the exons ATGGGTGATTTGGCCGTAAATCTCTCTGCTCCACCTCCTGAAACCCTAGAATCGGCTGCTATAGCTGCTACTGCAGATGTTCCAACTGCCTTGAATGGCCTCACGCACAGTGGTACGGGTAGTGGTAATGGTACTGATTGGGATTACTCTGTCTGTGGTGGTGAGGAAGAGGAAGAGTCGCGTATAGTGCTTGGGAATAGTAACAGCGACCAAG ATGCAGAAGAAGAGgaaataaatagattttgcctaatTTCAGAAGATGTAGTAGAGCAAATTTTATTGAGGTTAGATGCTGAGTGTCTAAGAGTTTGCAAGTGTGTTTGTAAGCATTGGTTTCATCTGATTAATGACCCCTCATTCGTAAACAAACACCTATTGCGCAATTGTAATGCCAAGGGGTTCACCTATCTCAAGTGGTTTCGTCCAGAAATGCCATTACCAGTCGAGTTCTATAACTGTTGGCGTGGCCCGGTGGAGTACAATAGCTCTGAACCAATTCTGTCACTAGTTACTATTTATGAGGGCAATGGTAATAACAACAATGAGGACTTTCATTGTGTTATTGAACCGATGAATATTCTGCCAAAACTGGAAGACCTCACTTCGGGGACTGTTGCTACGGGAACCTGCCCCCCTTTCCGTAAGTACCACTTGGTAGCCACCCATTGTAATGGCATCATTCACATGTTTGGCCAATTCGAAAACTTATCATCTGTTTTGTTTAACCCGGCACTTAGGGAGTATAAGTTACTCCGGGGACCCGCCCTTCCCTTTTCGTCTAACTTGGAAAGTTGTGTGGGATGTGGGTTTGGGTACGATCCCAAATCTAATACTTACAAGTATGTTAAAATTTTTGTTTACAAAGATTATAGGGACCCTGTAGCTATGGTGCACACTCTAGGAACTAATTCTTCCAGTTGGAGAAAGATTGAGTTCGATGTAGAAAAGAATTCCTGTTCTATAACTAATGAGATCCCTGGCATTTATTGTAAAGGTGCTTACTACTGGCATTGCTTTACAAAAAATGGACTTGGGATTCTTTCTTTTGATATGTCTAATGAGTCATTTCGCACCATACCAATTCCACATGATGTCCAGCGAAATAGtgaaaaggaaaaatatataacAAGATTGGGAGTGTGGAATGAATCATTTGCCCTTTTCTGCTCAACTGGACCCAAGAGGAACTCTACCTGTTACCAGTTGTGGGTGATGGTTGATAGTGTTGGTGGCGTTGATGAAGATTCTGCCACCCGTTGGATAAAACGTCTCAAATTTGGGCCACTACCACGCTCACTGCAACCCATAAACTTTTGGAAAGATGACGAGCTCTTATTGGATAATTTTCAAGTAAGAGAAGGTGAATTATTGTCCTACAATATTTATAACAAGCAGCTTAGGAGAGTTCCTTTTCCTGGAAAAGTGGCTTACTACTGTTATGTTACTCCATGTTTTAAGAGTATAGTTTCAGTCTAG